A genomic region of Rheinheimera sp. MMS21-TC3 contains the following coding sequences:
- a CDS encoding S9 family peptidase translates to MKLKTITNYLCLPLFLIYTASISAAEVKPLQYEDVFDLEFVSDPQPDAAGKRVVFVRNWMDKQTDRRRSTLWLSTVDGKSLQPLTDKDINASSPRWSPDQNRLAYIVNGQIHVKWLDTGSSSQLGQLASSPSNISWSPDGHWLAFSMFTEKNMQAPITLAGKPVGADWAKPAIYIDNKQYRVDGAGYTKLGFRHIYIMSSNGGSAIQLTEGDYNHSGDISWSLDSKSLYFSTNRQPDWQSKPVNTEIYKLDISTRKLIALTERDGPDSKPTLSPDGKLIAYVGYDDRKLGHQANRLYVMNLDGSNKRNLTEDLDRAIDSFQWQANSKGLYIQYDSEGAGILASQSLSGKRSTLVSDLGGGSYSRPYSGGQFSAADTGIIAYTQMSAKHPAELAIVSKGKTKTITDFNADLVFNRSISKVEEIWYSSTVDKRNLQGWVMYPPNFDPSKQYPLILEIHGGPHTAYGPQFAMELQLMAAKGYVVLYTNPRGSTSYGEDFANLIHHNYPSTDFNDLMDGVDAVIAKGFIDEKQLFVTGGSGGGVLTAWIVGHTDRFAAAVSVKPVINWFSFVLNADMYSYFSQYWFPALPWQNPEHYLKYSPISYVGNVTTPTMLMTGEADYRTPISETEQFYQALQLQGVETAMVRIPEASHSIYSRPSNLMAKTAYILYWFDKYRSDKAK, encoded by the coding sequence ATGAAATTAAAAACAATAACTAACTATCTGTGTCTACCTTTATTCTTAATCTACACAGCAAGTATAAGTGCCGCAGAAGTTAAACCGTTGCAGTATGAAGATGTGTTTGATTTAGAGTTTGTTTCTGATCCACAGCCTGACGCAGCAGGAAAAAGGGTAGTATTTGTCCGAAACTGGATGGATAAGCAAACTGATCGACGTCGTAGTACGCTTTGGTTAAGTACTGTTGATGGCAAAAGCTTACAGCCATTAACCGACAAAGATATTAATGCCAGCTCTCCTCGCTGGTCTCCCGATCAAAATAGACTAGCTTATATTGTTAATGGTCAAATTCATGTCAAATGGTTAGATACTGGTAGCAGCTCGCAGCTAGGTCAACTCGCCAGTAGTCCTTCAAATATTTCTTGGTCACCGGATGGTCATTGGTTAGCTTTTAGTATGTTTACTGAAAAAAATATGCAAGCACCTATTACTTTAGCTGGCAAGCCAGTTGGTGCTGATTGGGCTAAACCTGCTATTTATATCGATAATAAACAGTATCGAGTTGATGGCGCGGGTTATACCAAACTGGGTTTTAGACATATTTATATTATGTCTTCTAATGGCGGTTCAGCTATTCAATTAACTGAAGGTGATTATAACCATAGTGGTGATATAAGTTGGTCTTTAGATAGTAAATCGCTGTATTTTTCAACTAATAGACAGCCTGATTGGCAAAGTAAACCTGTTAATACTGAAATATATAAACTTGATATCTCAACTAGAAAGTTAATTGCCCTAACCGAACGTGACGGCCCGGATAGTAAGCCGACACTATCACCTGATGGTAAGTTAATTGCTTATGTTGGCTATGATGATCGTAAACTAGGCCATCAAGCTAATCGTTTATATGTGATGAATTTAGACGGTTCTAATAAACGTAACTTAACTGAAGATCTTGATAGAGCTATTGATAGTTTTCAGTGGCAGGCTAATAGTAAAGGCTTGTATATACAGTATGATAGTGAGGGGGCTGGCATTCTGGCGAGTCAATCACTATCAGGTAAACGTTCAACCTTAGTATCCGACCTGGGTGGTGGTTCTTATAGTCGGCCTTATAGTGGCGGTCAATTTTCTGCCGCTGATACTGGCATTATTGCTTATACCCAAATGAGTGCTAAACATCCTGCTGAGTTAGCTATAGTCAGTAAAGGTAAAACGAAAACAATCACAGATTTTAATGCTGATTTAGTATTTAATCGTAGCATTAGTAAAGTTGAAGAAATTTGGTATAGCTCGACAGTTGATAAGCGTAATCTTCAAGGCTGGGTAATGTATCCGCCTAACTTTGATCCTAGTAAGCAATATCCTTTAATTCTAGAAATCCATGGTGGCCCTCATACTGCATATGGCCCTCAATTTGCCATGGAGTTGCAGCTAATGGCAGCTAAAGGTTATGTGGTGCTTTACACTAACCCAAGAGGCAGTACAAGCTATGGCGAAGATTTTGCAAATCTTATTCATCATAATTATCCTAGTACAGATTTTAATGATTTAATGGATGGTGTTGATGCTGTTATTGCAAAAGGCTTTATAGATGAAAAACAACTCTTTGTAACTGGAGGCAGTGGCGGTGGTGTACTTACTGCTTGGATAGTAGGGCACACCGATCGTTTTGCTGCTGCTGTATCGGTTAAGCCAGTTATAAATTGGTTTAGCTTTGTTTTAAATGCCGATATGTATAGTTACTTCTCTCAGTACTGGTTTCCTGCTTTACCGTGGCAAAATCCTGAGCATTATTTAAAATATTCGCCTATTAGCTATGTGGGTAATGTAACAACACCGACCATGTTAATGACAGGTGAGGCTGATTATCGGACTCCAATTTCTGAAACAGAGCAGTTTTATCAAGCCTTACAATTACAAGGTGTAGAAACAGCTATGGTGCGGATCCCCGAAGCATCACATTCTATCTATAGTCGACCTAGTAATTTAATGGCTAAAACGGCTTATATTTTATATTGGTTTGATAAATATCGTAGCGATAAAGCTAAGTAA